A DNA window from Xyrauchen texanus isolate HMW12.3.18 chromosome 6, RBS_HiC_50CHRs, whole genome shotgun sequence contains the following coding sequences:
- the lrrc53 gene encoding leucine-rich repeat-containing protein 53, protein MWLEWKTMRSAFLILMVTIAQVKISLPCPSSCVVCSEDVIICHKLLNIIDAPGTTKALMLTDGLINSVDNMVFSDLSNMSVLALSNNAISTIKENAFWNLTFLTALSLDHNHISSQSLDNSTFSWLHRLETLHLGSNALRDIDGSWFQNSRALKTLQLEGNLLTSLNSSTFALSNLRNLEMLDLSDNLIMYLGRDSFRGLPHLHSLDLSRNLLKNAPDAFSYLSGLSMLNLDLNHWSCTCELRELASFLNSYIQAPDKVLNNGQRLVCVNTDNPAVQTVLELTKANCVPPNKNITGEVVDKSNITPQQYIRNVAIAIVLSFLGGVGITLGIIAIAYHKLSRKFKQVQEENGAMERKTSSPETAQWNFCEDKDTQSMSHALYNYNYKSHQPWDRENSPSHMRPDTVANHFTCHKCISTALAVGKQKREIVLQRANLMCEQHERDDDWPIYVACRQHKGNQHSVLQQKIKDTSVQRHDERGAGISNNHHLGSQCTSSQLCGDSNGNSAVKIQQLALRNNFSALQRGPFRPPDQMHKELVTHGNHINQSLLKHQAKVVGTQPIYRTISCLHCHQTDEYRQAGSNNQSFPFLNHSENTLQNGAKMYDAMLYRDFLGYNKSSSGEHGKKQAIDLGFKLASQRNVTFDLAGSEERILTTQADRHKGESRIKSSKTSVQKSNQKLAKMKSSTQGHLKNNKTKAQAKRTLKVKLNLNPLRKNRVHPKSGDQKKNEEGNMSKKAKKEKLRSKKDQKVLSTNPKKRKPAKN, encoded by the exons ATGTGGCTTGAATGGAAAACCATGAGAA GTGCCTTCCTTATATTGATGGTGACAATCGCTCAAGTTAAGATCTCTTTACCTTGCCCCTCCTCCTGTGTGGTGTGTTCTGAAGATGTCATCATTTGCCATAAACTTCTAAATATCATCG ATGCACCAGGCACTACCAAAGCTTTGATGCTCACTGATGGACTCATTAACTCTGTGGACAACATGGTGTTTTCTGATTTATCTAACATGAGTGTTCTGGCACTCAGCAACAATGCCATTTCTACAATCAAGGAGAATGCTTTTTGGAACCTTACTTTCCTTACAGCACTGTCTTTGGACCACAACCACATCTCAAGCCAATCCCTGGACAACTCAACATTCTCCTGGCTCCATAGATTGGAGACTCTCCATCTAGGTAGCAACGCACTGAGGGACATTGACGGTTCCTGGTTCCAGAACTCCAGAGCTTTAAAAACACTTCAGCTAGAGGGGAACCTCTTGACCAGCCTGAACTCCAGCACCTTTGCCCTCTCTAACCTGAGGAACCTGGAAATGTTGGACTTGTCTGATAACCTCATCATGTACTTGGGCCGAGATAGCTTCCGAGGGCTGCCTCATCTCCACAGTCTTGATCTGTCCCGCAACCTTCTGAAGAATGCTCCTGATGCATTCTCCTATTTGTCAGGGCTCTCAATGTTGAACCTTGATTTGAACCACTGGAGCTGTACTTGTGAGCTGAGAGAACTGGCCTCATTCCTCAACAGCTACATTCAGGCTCCAGATAAAGTGTTGAACAATGGGCAGAGattggtgtgtgtgaatacaGATAACCCAGCTGTGCAAACTGTGCTGGAATTGACCAAGGCAAACTGTGTCCCACCAAACAAGAATATCACAGGGGAGGTTGTGGATAAAAGTAATATCACACCACAACAATACATTAGAAATGTTGCTATtgctattgtactttcatttctgg GTGGTGTTGGGATTACCTTGGGAATAATTGCCATTGCATACCATAAACTCAGTAGGAAATTTAAACAGGTACAGGAAGAAAATGGAGCCATGGAAAGGAAAACCTCCAGCCCAGAAACAGCCCAGTGGAATTTCTGTGAAGACAAAGACACTCAATCAATGAGTCATGCTCTGTACAACTACAACTACAAATCCCATCAGCCCTGGGACAGAGAAAACTCCCCTAGTCACATGAGGCCGGACACAGTGGCGAATCATTTCACCTGCCACAAGTGCATCTCAACAGCTCTTGCGGTAGGAAAGCAAAAAAGAGAGATTGTTCTGCAGAGAGCTAATCTCATGTGTGAACAGCATGAGCGAGATGATGATTGGCCAATTTATGTGGCTTGTCGCCAACATAAAGGGAATCAGCATTCTGTGTTGCAACAAAAGATCAAAG ACACAAGTGTACAAAGACACGATGAGAGGGGAGCAGGAATTTCTAACAACCACCATTTGGGCAGTCAGTGTACTTCTTCCCAACTTTGTGGGGATTCAAACGGCAACTCAGCTGTCAAAATACAGCAGCTGGCCCTCAGAAATAATTTCTCAGCCCTTCAGAGAGGCCCATTTAGACCCCCAGACCAAATGCACAAGGAATTGGTAACTCATGGAAATCACATAAATCAATCACTGTTAAAACACCAGGCCAAGGTCGTTGGCACACAACCAATTTACCGGACCATCAGCTGTCTACACTGCCATCAGACTGATGAATATAGGCAAGCTGGGAGTAATAACCAAAGCTTTCCATTTCTAAATCACTCAGAGAACACACTTCAAAATGGAGCAAAAATGTATGACGCTATGCTATACAGAGACTTCTTAGGTTATAACAAGTCTAGCTCTGGGGAACATGGTAAGAAACAAGCCATTGATCTGGGGTTTAAGTTAGCCTCTCAAAGGAATGTTACTTTTGATCTAGCTGGGTCTGAGGAACGCATCCTCACCACACAAGCTGACAGACACAAAGGAGAGAGCAGGATAAAAAGCTCTAAAACATCGGTGCAGAAGAGCAACCAAAAGTTGGCAAAGATGAAGAGTAGCACACaaggacatttaaaaaacaacaaaaccaaaGCACAGGCAAAGAGGACACTGaaagttaaattaaatttaaacccTCTTCGAAAAAACAGAGTTCATCCTAAGTCTGGTGATCAAAAAAAGAACGAAGAGGGCAACATGTCTAAAAAGGCCAAGAAAGAAAAACTGAGAAgcaaaaaggaccaaaaagtCTTAAGCACAAATCCAAAAAAGAGAAAACCAGCAAAAAACTAA